GCGGGTTCTCACCGTCCGCGTCGGCGATCTCCACCGACACACCGGAGACGCCCGGCTTGGCCGCGACCAGGAAGCCGCCGAGCTCCACCGACTCCACGGCCTTGATGCCCTGACGCCGTTGGCCGCTGGCCGCGGACGGGGCGGAGGCGTCCTCGGCGGAGCCGCCGATGCGCACCACGTACGCGGCGCCGCCGCCGTTGGCGAAGTAGCCGTAGACCGCGTGGGCGAGGTAGGTGCCCTCGGTGAAACCACCGAACGTCTGGGAGTACTGGTCCCAGCTGGTGACCAGCGTCGGCGCGTGGAAGGGGCCGCGCTCGGCGAACCCGACGAACGCGGCGACGGCGGTGCCGACCCCTTCGATCGGTCGGGCACCGGACTGCACCTCCTCCACGTACACACCCGGGGTGAGGTACGTCGGCATGCTTGCTCCTTCACGTCCTTGCGGGCACCTGTGTCCAGGCCGAGTCTGCGGGGCGGGTGCGGCGGGCGGCAGGGACCCGGGGACCTGGTCGGGGGCAGGCCCGCTGCCTTTCCGTACCTCCCGCACGGACCGTCCGGACATCACCCGCCTTTGCCCTCGCACTGCCCGTGCGGACCTGGACGCCCGGTCGGCTCGTGCTGTCGACTGGGGGCTGCAGCAGAAGCGCGCCGACGAGGAGGCAGCAGATGCAGAGGTCCGGACGGCGTACCGGGGAGACCGAGGCCGAGCAGCCGGTGCGCGGCGTAGCCGCCGCCCGACGGGAGACGTCCTCGGCCGGCGCCGCCGTCCCGCCCCCGCTCACCGCCGACGTGCTGCGGGCGGCGCAGGGCGGCGCGGGCAACGCCGCGGTGACCGGCATGATCGCCCGCCGCGCCCGACGCGCGCCCGCCCAGGAGCACGCCGGGGTGCACGAGGACGCTCACTCGGCGCATCAGCACGGCGCGGGACACCTCCGGGAAGCCGCGGCGCAGCCAGGCGCCGCCGACGCGGTGAACTCCGTGGTGCGGTCCGCCGGCAGCCGACTGCCCGCCTCGCTGCAGCGGGAGATGGAAGCCCGCTTCTCGGGCGAGGACTTCTCCGACGTCGCGGTCCACACCGGCGCCGCTGCCCGGCGTTCCGCCGAGGCGGTCGGCGCCGAGGCGTACACCACCGGCACCCGTCACATCGTGTTGCGCGGCGCGATCGACAAGAAGACCCTCGCGCACGAACTGGAGCACGTCCGCCAGCAGCGTGCAGGAGCCGTGGCCGGTACCGACGACGGCAGCGGCCTGAGCATCAGCGACCCCTCCGACCGGTTCGAAAGGTCGGCCGAACGCAAGGCCGAGCAGGTGATGCGGGGCGGAGCGGACGTCCAGCGCTCCGAGGACCACACCACCGACGCCGTGCACCGGACGACCGAGGCGTCGGCCGAGGTGCAGCGCATGCCCCCCAAGAAGAAGCAGTCGAAAAAGCCGGCGGGGGACAACCCACCCGCCGCAGCGGCCACTTCCTCGAAGACCGTGTTCGAGGAAATAATGGAGTACTTCGAGGGACGCAGCGAAGAATTCAAGGCAAAGAAGCAGAACGAGAAGGAGTACATCCTCGAACAGATCGGAATCGAACCCGGAGGGGATCTTTTCACGCTCGACGAAGTAAAGAATGACGAGTCGATGCTGGACGCTCTTCTCGCGGAGATCGAAACCGCGAAACACGCGTCCGGCTTCGCGGGTACGGGCGGCGGCAGCAGTGACTGGGCGGCGAGCGCGGTCACTTCGGCACATGCGGACATGCGGGCGGACCATCCGATCTGGGGCGACAGGACGACCCTCCATCACAAGATCTCCCGTAGCGAGTTGGACGCTGTACTCGCCTCGGCCGAGAGGGACAGGGCGAACGCGAAACCGCTGTTCGAGTTCCTGGACGAGGTACGGGCGGTACTCGGCTCGACCGCGGGGAACAAAAAAGCCCTGCACAACATGCCGGCCAACCTGGAAATGGGACCGGCGAGTGACACGAGGACAGGCGACCCGGGGTCCGGAAGCGACTTCAACTACACGCCTGAGGGCGCGATGACGCCACGGTCGAGCGAGTTGAAGGACGCACTGAGCTTGGCGAACGCGCCCGCCGTCGACTGGGGGGCCGTTGCGGACAAGCTGAGGGAGGCGCAGCGCCTTCACGAAAAGGAGTACGGAGGCGCGATACTCTCCCCGCCCGCCCTCGAACGGTGGGAGAAAGTGGGCGCCAAGTGGAAGAAGGCCTCCGACTGAGGTCTTCCGTGTCGAGACCGGGGGGAGACGGTTCCGCCTTCTTCGGGCCCCGCCGCCCGCGTCTCAGGCGTCGAGGGCGTCCGCCAGGTAAGGCCCGAACTCGCCCTCCAGGACCAGCCGTCCCAGCTTGCGGTACTCCTGCGCGACGGCCCTCACCAGCTGCCGCATTCTGAGCGGGCTGCCGGACTCCGCAGCGAGGTAGGCCGCGGTCACCGCGCAGGCCCGGATGGAGCCGCCGGCCAGTTCGAAGCGGTCCGCGCAGAAGGCGAGGTCCAGGTCCTCGGCCCGGGGCAGCCGGTCGCCCAGGCACCGTTCCCACAGGGCGAGGCGCTGGCCGGCGTCGGGCACCGGGAAGTCCGCCACCACGTCCAGGCGGCGGGTGAAGGCCTCGTCCAGGTTGGCTCGCAGGTTGGTGGTCAGCACCGCGATCCCGTCGAACGACTCCATGCGCTGCAGCAGGTACGCCGACTCGATGTTGGCGTGCCGGTCGTGCGCGCCCTTCACCTCGGAGCGCTTGCCGAAGATCGCGTCGGCCTCGTCGAAGAGCAGCACCGCGTTGACCGCGGACGCCTCGGTGAAGATCCGCTCCAGGTTCTTCTCGGTCTCCCCCACGTACTTGTCGACGACCGTGGACAGGTCCACCACGTACAGGTCCATGCCCAGGTCCGCCGCGACGACCTCGGCGGACATGGTCTTGCCGGTGCCCGACTCGCCGGCGAACAGCGCGATCACGCCGCGCCCGCGGCCGCCGCCGGGCCGCATCCCCCACTGCCCGAGCACCTGCTCGCGATGGCGGGCGCGCAGCGCGAGTTCGCGCAGCCGCCGGTGAGTGGTCGGGGGCAGCACGAGGTCGTCCCAGCCGACTCCCGGCTCCACGCGGCGGGCGAGCCGGTCGAGCCCGGCGCCGTTCTGGGCCCGTACGGCGGTGCGCAGGTCGTCGGGGAGGACCGGGCGGCCCGCGAGGGTGGCCGTGCGGACCGCCACGTCGGCGGCGCGGCGCAACTGCCCGGAATCCAGACGGTGCGCGGCGACCGCGCGGGCGAGCTCATCGGCGTCGCCGGGCCCGGAGCCGTTGCCGAAGCCATGGCCAGGGCTGTCACCGGCGGCCCGGTCGAGGGCGTGCCGCCAACGCGCGGCCTGCCGCTCGGGAGTGGGCGCCGGCACGGTCAGGACCACGGGGGTGTCGGCAGCCCACAGCGGGTCCCAGCCGAGGGTGCCGTGCGTGAGCAGGGGAATCCCGCGCAGCGGCGAACACAACGCCCCCAGCGTGCGGGCCCGTTCGGCGGGTTCCCCGGGCAGTGCTTCCAGGGGGCCGAGGACGACCCCGGCACCCGTCAGGCGGGCTTCGAGCGCGGCCACGCGGGCGAGCGCCGGTACGTCGCCGGGGCGCCGGGCGAGTGCCGCTGCGTCCAGGACGAGCGGGCGCAGCCCGGCCGCGTGCAGGGCTGCTACGGCCAGCCCCTCGGCGTCGCCGCCCCGGCTGCGCAGTTGGACGAGGCCGGTGCCGGCCGCGGCCGCGGCCCGGTGGACGTCCGCCGCCTCGGCGGTCGGGTCCTCGCGGACCTCGCCGAGCACCCCGGCGAGCCGGGCATCGGGCTGCGCGCTCCCCAGGAGGTGTCCGGTGACCCGGTCGGGAACCACCAACACTCGGGACAGCGGAGGCCGTTCGGGCTCGGTGACCTCCACCAGACCACTCGCGACCAGCGCCGCTCCGGGAGCCAGCCGGAAGCGCGCGGACGCCGCCCCCGCGAGCCCGCACAGCTCCAGGGCGAGCCCGACCGTGGGCCGACGACGCGTCAGGTCGTCGTTGAGGTAGCCGTAGAGCCGTTCGAACCGTGCGTCCAGGTCGGGCGCCACCGCGACGAGCAGCAGGTCCAGATCCAGCGAGGACAGGCCGAACCGCACGGCGAGACCGCCGAGGACGGAGCCGGCCGGGGGATGCGGGGGTTCGTGAGCGGGTACGTCGAGGCCGCCCGGTTCGTCCAGGACGCGGGCGACTGCCTCGGGAGTGAGGTACTGGCCACGGTAGGGGTCGTCGGGATCGGGATCGGCGGCGCGCCGGACGGCCACCGCGTGCCGCACCCGTTCCTCGACCATGCGGAGCCGCACCCACAGGTGCTCCACTTCAGTGACCGCCTCGGCAGTGTGCGTCACGGCTGGCGGTCCCCCCTGCGGCGGCGACGGGCGGGCGCGGGCGGGCGTTCACGCGGGCCCGTGTAGCCGCCGTCCGGACCGGGGTCACTTGTTTCCGTGTAGCGCAGCCTGCGCCCCGGCCCCGCGTCCTCGCCGCGGGAGGTGGCGCGCACGACGAGGCCTTCGGTGACCGGCGGTGCGGCGGCCTTGGTGATGCCGGCGAGCGGCGCCCGCACCCGCAGCGAGAGGGAGGCCTTCAGCTCGCCGCCCATGGCCGACCACACGTCGGAGGCGGCCGGTGCGTCGGACCCGGTTCCGGCGGTGTCCAGGCCCACGGTCAGGCCGAGTTCGGCGAGCGTGCCGGTGAGCAGCCGAGCGGGCAGCGTGTCGGTGCTCACCAGCGTCGCGAGCACCTGCGACAGCAGCCGGTGTTCGTCCTGCGGGCGGGTCGCCCACGCCGTGACCAGGTACGTCAGCTCGAACCAGCGCGGCGGGGAACGCCGCGCCACGAGGTGGCCGTCCTCGTCGTACACCTCTCCGGAGCCGCTGCCGCGCCGGACGGCGTCCTCCCGGATGTCGTACAGGAAGACGCAGACCGTCGGGGCGCTGCGGCGTGCGGCCCAGTCCCGGGTGGGGGCGTCGAAGACGACGTCGACGCCCGACGCCTCCAGGCCGGACTCGCCGAGCAGCCGGCGCAGCCCCTCGTCGACCTCGTGGATCACCGGCGGGTCACCTCGTCCGGCGGCTGCACGCTGCCGGTGACCACCAGGAAGTCGGTCGTCACCGGGGAGAACCCGGGGCCCTTGGCGGTGATGATCCGGGGCCCGGTCTCGTCCTTGGCGAGGATGAGCAGCTGGCCGGTGAAGGTGCCGTTCGGCAGCGGAGTGGTGGGCGCCGCCGCCGCGGTGATCCCCGGCTTCCAGGTGAACCGCACCGGCACGCCCGGCGGGAAGTCCTTGCCGCGCACCGAGGTGACGAAGCCGGGCCTGCCGATCGCCGGCACCGCGATGATGCGCGGCTGGAGGATGCGCAGCCGCTCCCGGGAGCTGTTGTCGCCCTTGTCGGCGTCCGTCCCGGTGGTGGTCAGCGTGCCGGTGACGTGGGTGGTCAGCGCCTTCCTGGGGCTGAGGACGACCCGCACGACGGTGCTCGCGCCCTGGTCCAGGTCCGGCAGCGCGCACACCCAGTTCTTGTCGCAGCCCTCCGGCGGCCCGCTGTTCGGGATGCTCTTGGGCAGGCCGATGTGCAGCCGCAGTCCGGTCGCCAGCGCGTTGCGGCCGTTGCGCACGGTGTACGTGACCACGACCCGCCCGCCGACGTATCCGGGGTTCGGCTGGGCGGTGAGGCGGAGACCGGGCCCGGCGTCGGGCTCACCCGGAGCCGGGGGCACGGTGGGCGGAGAGGTGGGTGTCGGCGTCGGCGTCGGTGTCGGGGTGGGTGTCGGCGTGGGTGTCGGGGGCGTGGCCTGGACGACCGGCACCACGGTGCGGCCCGTGTTGTCGCTGGGCTGCGGATCGAGGACGGTGCCGGTGACCGACCAGTCGATCGGCGCGTTGCCGGGGGTGACCCCGGTGACGGTGACGGTCACGGGCACGGTGGTGCCGGGCGGCACGACACCGACGGTGCACTGGAGGGAGGCGGCGTGGCAGGTGCCGCCGGGATAGGTCAGCCTGGTGATCTGCACGCCGGTCGGCGGGGCGACGGTCAGCTCGGTGCCGGGGGAGGCAGCGGGGCCGTTGTTG
Above is a genomic segment from Streptomyces collinus Tu 365 containing:
- a CDS encoding DUF4255 domain-containing protein, translated to MIHEVDEGLRRLLGESGLEASGVDVVFDAPTRDWAARRSAPTVCVFLYDIREDAVRRGSGSGEVYDEDGHLVARRSPPRWFELTYLVTAWATRPQDEHRLLSQVLATLVSTDTLPARLLTGTLAELGLTVGLDTAGTGSDAPAASDVWSAMGGELKASLSLRVRAPLAGITKAAAPPVTEGLVVRATSRGEDAGPGRRLRYTETSDPGPDGGYTGPRERPPAPARRRRRGDRQP
- a CDS encoding DUF4157 domain-containing protein; the protein is MRGVAAARRETSSAGAAVPPPLTADVLRAAQGGAGNAAVTGMIARRARRAPAQEHAGVHEDAHSAHQHGAGHLREAAAQPGAADAVNSVVRSAGSRLPASLQREMEARFSGEDFSDVAVHTGAAARRSAEAVGAEAYTTGTRHIVLRGAIDKKTLAHELEHVRQQRAGAVAGTDDGSGLSISDPSDRFERSAERKAEQVMRGGADVQRSEDHTTDAVHRTTEASAEVQRMPPKKKQSKKPAGDNPPAAAATSSKTVFEEIMEYFEGRSEEFKAKKQNEKEYILEQIGIEPGGDLFTLDEVKNDESMLDALLAEIETAKHASGFAGTGGGSSDWAASAVTSAHADMRADHPIWGDRTTLHHKISRSELDAVLASAERDRANAKPLFEFLDEVRAVLGSTAGNKKALHNMPANLEMGPASDTRTGDPGSGSDFNYTPEGAMTPRSSELKDALSLANAPAVDWGAVADKLREAQRLHEKEYGGAILSPPALERWEKVGAKWKKASD
- a CDS encoding ATP-binding protein, which translates into the protein MVEERVRHAVAVRRAADPDPDDPYRGQYLTPEAVARVLDEPGGLDVPAHEPPHPPAGSVLGGLAVRFGLSSLDLDLLLVAVAPDLDARFERLYGYLNDDLTRRRPTVGLALELCGLAGAASARFRLAPGAALVASGLVEVTEPERPPLSRVLVVPDRVTGHLLGSAQPDARLAGVLGEVREDPTAEAADVHRAAAAAGTGLVQLRSRGGDAEGLAVAALHAAGLRPLVLDAAALARRPGDVPALARVAALEARLTGAGVVLGPLEALPGEPAERARTLGALCSPLRGIPLLTHGTLGWDPLWAADTPVVLTVPAPTPERQAARWRHALDRAAGDSPGHGFGNGSGPGDADELARAVAAHRLDSGQLRRAADVAVRTATLAGRPVLPDDLRTAVRAQNGAGLDRLARRVEPGVGWDDLVLPPTTHRRLRELALRARHREQVLGQWGMRPGGGRGRGVIALFAGESGTGKTMSAEVVAADLGMDLYVVDLSTVVDKYVGETEKNLERIFTEASAVNAVLLFDEADAIFGKRSEVKGAHDRHANIESAYLLQRMESFDGIAVLTTNLRANLDEAFTRRLDVVADFPVPDAGQRLALWERCLGDRLPRAEDLDLAFCADRFELAGGSIRACAVTAAYLAAESGSPLRMRQLVRAVAQEYRKLGRLVLEGEFGPYLADALDA